AAGCATGGCGAGAAGCGAGGTTGGAGGAATTGGAGGTTAATCTTCCGCGTCCTCGCCACTGCCGGGGTCGTAGGTTTCCCACTTCGGATAGACGCTGGCAGGAATCTCACCTCGTCGGATGAGTTCTTGCAGATCGCGAATGATCGTTCGGCGGGCAACTTTGAATTGGCGGGCGAGAGCGGAAATGTTCGGACGGTCGTCTTTGGACGCCACCAGGTCGCGGATTTTCGTTTGGCGGCTCAACCGGTCGGTGGACCTGCTGAGGAGATCTTCGATATCCACGCGCCGGGATCGTTCGAGTGATTCGAATTGTTTGACCACCTCGGTTTCGCCGCATTCCTGGAGGGCGGTTTCCACGGTGCGCTTGAGATCATGGAGATCGAGAGGTTTGGTCAGGCAGTAGTGGGCGCGGCGCGGGCCTTGCAAGGCCTCCATTTGCTCGTGGGCTTCGAGAGCGCCCGAGACGATGACAATCGGGACGTGGGGAAGGAGTTCTTTCAGTTCTGCGAGGTAATCCAGCCCGAGCTCGCCCTCGTCCAGAATATGATCGAGGATGATCAGGTTCGGCACTTGCTTGGCTGCGAGGGCCAGAGCGCCGCGGGCTGTGGTGGCGCGAGCGACCTCGAACGACGATAGAGCCTCCTCATAAAGCTCGTACTGCAGGTCGTCGTCCTCGACAATCAAAAGGCGGGGTTTTTTGACAGGAGGATTCATGATCGATTCGCGGTCCTGGAGGCAAACTCATGCGGAGCGAGGGACCCGTGGGATGGTCGGACGCCGAGCCGGCGGGGGAGCAAAAGGATGACCTGAGTTGGCGGCTCGAACCTATGGGGCGCCGGTTTCATGAGGTGAGCTCAGAT
This portion of the Verrucomicrobiota bacterium genome encodes:
- a CDS encoding response regulator, yielding MIVEDDDLQYELYEEALSSFEVARATTARGALALAAKQVPNLIILDHILDEGELGLDYLAELKELLPHVPIVIVSGALEAHEQMEALQGPRRAHYCLTKPLDLHDLKRTVETALQECGETEVVKQFESLERSRRVDIEDLLSRSTDRLSRQTKIRDLVASKDDRPNISALARQFKVARRTIIRDLQELIRRGEIPASVYPKWETYDPGSGEDAED